One Yoonia sp. BS5-3 genomic window carries:
- a CDS encoding short-chain fatty acyl-CoA regulator family protein: protein MATQKLYAGAKLRELRGRLSLTQKDFATKLGVSLPYLNQMENNNRPVSTAVVLGLAQEFGFDVTELQSGDEARLVSDMREALADPVFANAAPPLADLRLAAANAPSLARAFLDLHTAYRQTHERLASLDEALGREDARLQPSPWEEVRDFFHYCDNYIDAVDRSAERFASQRRPGETMAEAAIRTLGQRQITVNFADCSAIRHYDPASKTLTLSQRSTPATQSFQLLLQVALIDQHALLEATLDLARFQSDEARGIAKVGLANYFAGAALMPYQTFLDAAQSTRHDLEILAARFGTSLEQVAHRLSTMQRPGAKGVPFFFVRVDQAGTITKRHSATTLQFARYGGACPLWNVHQAFELPGQFLRQLAETPDGVRYFCLARDVSKSGGGYNTPTRRYAIGLGCEVKHAGSLVYADHMHVNDTDAFAPIGISCRICERRGCHQRAVPPLERQLRVDPNRRGTLPYQLD from the coding sequence ATGGCCACACAGAAACTTTATGCCGGTGCGAAACTGCGTGAATTGCGCGGACGTCTGTCGCTGACGCAAAAGGACTTCGCCACCAAGCTGGGCGTCTCGCTACCCTATCTGAACCAGATGGAAAACAACAACCGGCCGGTTTCCACTGCTGTCGTTCTGGGGCTTGCGCAGGAATTCGGTTTTGACGTGACCGAGCTGCAATCAGGGGACGAGGCCCGCCTTGTCAGCGACATGCGCGAGGCCCTTGCCGACCCGGTTTTTGCAAACGCCGCCCCGCCTTTGGCCGATTTGCGGCTAGCCGCTGCAAACGCACCCAGCTTGGCGCGCGCCTTTTTGGATCTGCATACGGCCTACCGGCAAACCCATGAACGGCTCGCCTCATTGGATGAGGCATTGGGCCGCGAAGATGCGCGTCTACAGCCCAGCCCCTGGGAAGAAGTGCGCGATTTCTTTCATTATTGCGACAATTATATCGATGCCGTTGACCGCAGCGCCGAGCGTTTTGCCAGCCAGCGTCGCCCGGGCGAAACCATGGCAGAAGCTGCCATCCGCACCTTGGGCCAGCGGCAAATCACCGTCAATTTCGCCGATTGCAGCGCGATCCGGCATTATGATCCGGCCAGTAAGACCCTGACCCTGTCACAGCGCAGCACGCCTGCCACGCAGAGCTTTCAACTGCTTCTCCAGGTGGCATTGATCGATCAACACGCGCTGCTTGAGGCAACACTTGATCTTGCGCGTTTTCAATCGGACGAGGCGCGCGGCATCGCAAAGGTTGGATTGGCAAACTATTTCGCGGGTGCCGCCCTGATGCCCTATCAGACCTTCCTTGATGCCGCCCAAAGCACCCGGCATGATCTTGAAATCCTTGCGGCCCGCTTTGGCACATCGCTTGAGCAAGTGGCGCACAGGCTTTCCACGATGCAAAGACCCGGTGCAAAGGGTGTGCCCTTTTTCTTTGTGCGCGTGGATCAGGCAGGCACGATCACCAAACGCCACTCCGCCACAACACTGCAATTTGCCCGCTATGGCGGGGCCTGCCCGCTGTGGAATGTGCATCAGGCCTTTGAACTGCCCGGGCAATTCCTGCGCCAGCTAGCGGAAACTCCTGATGGGGTGCGTTATTTCTGCCTTGCACGGGATGTCAGCAAATCAGGGGGCGGATATAATACGCCCACACGGCGCTATGCGATTGGGCTGGGCTGCGAGGTGAAACATGCAGGCAGTCTGGTCTATGCCGACCACATGCATGTCAATGACACGGACGCCTTCGCGCCAATCGGGATTTCCTGCCGGATTTGCGAAAGACGGGGCTGCCATCAACGCGCTGTCCCCCCGCTTGAGCGGCAATTGCGCGTCGATCCGAACCGGCGCGGCACGCTGCCCTATCAACTGGATTAA
- a CDS encoding thermonuclease family protein, whose translation MFRLLYALFLICFATVAPAAPEGAVRVIDADTFDIGGTRVRLFGIDAPEIGQPCDADGAVWDCGRWARDQVRDQFENAWAVCTQQDVDRYDRVVAICHVGGVDMGAEIVNAGWAWAYLRYSDRYALDEKAAAVHARGLWSLEVERAAAYRQAQAAGPTAPDPNCTIKGNISDNGHIYHLPGSAVYQRTAINTGRGERWFCTAHEAEAAGWRAARGG comes from the coding sequence ATGTTCCGACTTCTCTATGCCCTTTTTCTGATCTGTTTTGCCACCGTCGCACCGGCTGCGCCGGAGGGCGCTGTGCGTGTCATCGACGCTGATACATTTGACATTGGCGGCACGCGCGTCCGTCTTTTTGGGATCGATGCGCCAGAGATTGGCCAGCCATGCGATGCTGATGGGGCGGTCTGGGATTGCGGGCGCTGGGCGCGCGATCAGGTCCGCGATCAGTTTGAAAATGCCTGGGCGGTGTGTACACAGCAAGACGTCGACCGCTATGACCGGGTTGTGGCGATCTGTCATGTGGGCGGCGTCGATATGGGCGCCGAGATCGTCAATGCCGGATGGGCCTGGGCCTATCTGCGTTATTCGGATCGCTACGCATTGGATGAAAAAGCCGCCGCTGTGCATGCGCGCGGATTATGGTCGCTCGAGGTTGAAAGAGCGGCCGCCTATCGGCAGGCCCAAGCGGCAGGTCCCACTGCCCCCGATCCCAATTGCACCATCAAGGGCAATATTTCGGACAATGGTCATATCTATCACCTGCCGGGCAGTGCGGTGTATCAGCGTACCGCGATCAATACGGGCCGGGGCGAGCGGTGGTTTTGTACCGCGCATGAGGCCGAAGCCGCCGGTTGGCGTGCGGCCCGCGGCGGATAG